A single Vigna radiata var. radiata cultivar VC1973A chromosome 8, Vradiata_ver6, whole genome shotgun sequence DNA region contains:
- the LOC106769790 gene encoding uncharacterized protein LOC106769790 isoform X2, which produces MATHDMDPDVVRWGLHLLDVCTLSHHGSPSILTQYDPDFSRVEYVREGFCQHEYVENDEAVARAYQEELSQLDSMGASGTPSYQNEGMQGSVYTQDWPHSSNGNYNYGNESCQNSVDESSYNMKDVENYGPSETGNDMHDIHVFGSSGSGEVPVTRDDVWNSLEISDESSLDGEVGKRLYQMVPIPHIPKTNEKIPSDDEETSDHQRLLDRLQLYDLIENKVQGDGNCQFRSLSDQLYRSPDHHQFVREQIIQQLKSSPDLYAGYVPMGYSDYLKKMSKSGEWGDHVTLQAAADWYGVKILVITSFKDTCYIEILPQIQKSGRVIFLSFWAEVHYNSIYPEGELPLFQTRKKKKWWNFGA; this is translated from the exons ATGGCGACACATGACATGGATCCTGATGTTGTTCGCTGGGGTCTTCACCTTCTAGATGTTTGCACGCTTTCCCATCATGGTTCGCCTAGTATTCTTACCCAGTATGATCCTGATTTTAGTCGAGTTGAATATGTCAGAGAAGGATTCTGTCAGCATGAGTATGTGGAGAATGACGAGGCTGTTGCACGAGCTTATCAAGAAGAATTATCACAACTTGACTCCATGGGAGCTTCTGGGACACCCAGTTATCAGAATGAGGGAATGCAAGGATCTGTCTATACACAAGATTGGCCTCATTCTTCAAATGGAAACTATAATTACG GAAACGAGTCTTGTCAGAACTCTGTAGATGAGTCATCGTACAATATGAAAGATGTGGAGAATTATGGTCCAAGTGAAACGGGAAATGATATGCATGACATTCATGTTTTTGGTTCCTCTGGGTCAGGAGAGGTACCTGTTACTAGAGATGATGTCTGGAATTCATTGGAAATATCAGACGAATCTTCTCTTGATGGCGAAGTTGGCAAAAGATTATACCAGATGGTTCCCATCCCC CATATTCCTAAAACCAATGAAAAAATACCATCTGATGATGAAGAGACATCAGATCATCAAAGGCTTCTAGACAG ATTGCAGTTATATGATCTGATTGAGAATAAGGTTCAAGGAGATGGTAACTGCCAG TTCCGTTCTTTGTCAGACCAGCTCTATCGATCTCCAGACCATCACCAATTTGTGCGGGAGCAGATTATTCAACAG CTCAAATCTTCCCCAGATCTGTATGCTGGATATGTTCCCATGGGTTATAGTGATTATTTGAAGAAGATGAGCAA GAGCGGTGAATGGGGTGATCATGTCACATTGCAGGCGGCTGCAGATTGG TACGGTGTCAAAATTCTTGTTATTACATCTTTTAAGGACACGTGTTACATAGAGATTCTTCCACAGATACAGAAGTCTGGAAGAG TGATATTTCTGAGCTTTTGGGCAGAggtgcattacaactcaatctATCCAGAAGGAG AATTGCCCTTGTTTCagacaaggaaaaagaagaaatggtGGAATTTTGGTGCTTAG
- the LOC106769790 gene encoding uncharacterized protein LOC106769790 isoform X1: MATHDMDPDVVRWGLHLLDVCTLSHHGSPSILTQYDPDFSRVEYVREGFCQHEYVENDEAVARAYQEELSQLDSMGASGTPSYQNEGMQGSVYTQDWPHSSNGNYNYGNESCQNSVDESSYNMKDVENYGPSETGNDMHDIHVFGSSGSGEVPVTRDDVWNSLEISDESSLDGEVGKRLYQMVPIPHIPKTNEKIPSDDEETSDHQRLLDRLQLYDLIENKVQGDGNCQFRSLSDQLYRSPDHHQFVREQIIQQLKSSPDLYAGYVPMGYSDYLKKMSKSGEWGDHVTLQAAADWYGVKILVITSFKDTCYIEILPQIQKSGRACAISAVIFLSFWAEVHYNSIYPEGELPLFQTRKKKKWWNFGA, translated from the exons ATGGCGACACATGACATGGATCCTGATGTTGTTCGCTGGGGTCTTCACCTTCTAGATGTTTGCACGCTTTCCCATCATGGTTCGCCTAGTATTCTTACCCAGTATGATCCTGATTTTAGTCGAGTTGAATATGTCAGAGAAGGATTCTGTCAGCATGAGTATGTGGAGAATGACGAGGCTGTTGCACGAGCTTATCAAGAAGAATTATCACAACTTGACTCCATGGGAGCTTCTGGGACACCCAGTTATCAGAATGAGGGAATGCAAGGATCTGTCTATACACAAGATTGGCCTCATTCTTCAAATGGAAACTATAATTACG GAAACGAGTCTTGTCAGAACTCTGTAGATGAGTCATCGTACAATATGAAAGATGTGGAGAATTATGGTCCAAGTGAAACGGGAAATGATATGCATGACATTCATGTTTTTGGTTCCTCTGGGTCAGGAGAGGTACCTGTTACTAGAGATGATGTCTGGAATTCATTGGAAATATCAGACGAATCTTCTCTTGATGGCGAAGTTGGCAAAAGATTATACCAGATGGTTCCCATCCCC CATATTCCTAAAACCAATGAAAAAATACCATCTGATGATGAAGAGACATCAGATCATCAAAGGCTTCTAGACAG ATTGCAGTTATATGATCTGATTGAGAATAAGGTTCAAGGAGATGGTAACTGCCAG TTCCGTTCTTTGTCAGACCAGCTCTATCGATCTCCAGACCATCACCAATTTGTGCGGGAGCAGATTATTCAACAG CTCAAATCTTCCCCAGATCTGTATGCTGGATATGTTCCCATGGGTTATAGTGATTATTTGAAGAAGATGAGCAA GAGCGGTGAATGGGGTGATCATGTCACATTGCAGGCGGCTGCAGATTGG TACGGTGTCAAAATTCTTGTTATTACATCTTTTAAGGACACGTGTTACATAGAGATTCTTCCACAGATACAGAAGTCTGGAAGAG CTTGTGCGATTTCTGCAGTGATATTTCTGAGCTTTTGGGCAGAggtgcattacaactcaatctATCCAGAAGGAG AATTGCCCTTGTTTCagacaaggaaaaagaagaaatggtGGAATTTTGGTGCTTAG
- the LOC111242290 gene encoding ABC transporter G family member 24-like, with protein sequence MCRWSTNSKHLWVPIVLFSLFLWMTQLQCQQMNDYDQIDSPAVLPLVTQLVYSQISNLTSIISQEISRESTFCVKDPDADWNQAFNFSTDLDFLASCIKKTRGDIAKRLCTAAEVKFFLDSLLGKSDGPVVISQARRLILKIPRRYLQELQTVNHVVKAS encoded by the exons ATGTGTAGGTGGAGCACCAATTCAAAGCATTTGTGGGTGCCCATTGTGCTTTTCAGCTTGTTCCTCTGGATGACGCAGTTGCAGTGCCAACAAATGAATGACTATGACCAAATTGATAGCCCTGCTGTTCTTCCCCTCGTCACTCAGCTTGTGTACAGTCAAATCTCCAATTTGACATCAATCATCAGCCAGGAAATTAGCAGGGAGTCCACTTTCTGTGTCAAAGATCC ggATGCTGATTGGAATCaagcatttaatttttcaaccgATTTGGACTTTTTGGCATCTTGCATTAAGAAGACTAGAG GAGATATTGCAAAACGTTTGTGTACAGCGGCAGAAGTGAAGTTTTTCTTGGATAGTTTATTGGGGAAATCT GATGGGCCTGTAGTGATCTCTCAAGCCAGAAGGTTGATCTTAAAAATTCCAAGGAGATACCTGCAAGAACTTCAAACTGTCAACCATGTTGTGAAGGCTTCT